A part of Mustela erminea isolate mMusErm1 chromosome 9, mMusErm1.Pri, whole genome shotgun sequence genomic DNA contains:
- the SLC35C1 gene encoding GDP-fucose transporter 1 isoform X3, translating to MALMGTSDPSGEAEASKEKPFLLRALQIALVVSLYWATSISMVFLNKYLLDSPSLQLDTPIFVTFYQCLVTTVLCKSLSTLATLCPGTMDFPSLRLDLRVARSVLPLSVVFIGMITFNNLCLKYVGVAFYNVGRSLTTVFNVLLSYLLLKQTTSFYALLTCGVIIGGFWLGVDQEGAEGTLSWTGTLFGVLASLCVSLNAIYTKKVLPAVDGSIWRLTFYNNVNACVLFLPLLLLLGELQALRDFSQLGSAHFWGMMTLGGLFGFAIGYVTGLQIKFTSPLTHNVSGTAKACAQTVLAVLYYEETKSFLWWTSNMMVLGGSSAYTWVRGWEMKKIQEEPSPKEEEKSSMGV from the exons ATGGCACTGATGGGGACCTCCGACCCCTCGGGCGAGGCAGAGGCCAGCAAGGAGAAGCCCTTCCTGCTGCGGGCACTGCAGATAGCCCTGGTGGTGTCACTCTACTGGGCCACCTCTATCTCCATGGTGTTCCTTAACAAGTACCTGCTGGACAGCCCTTCCCTACAGCTGGACACCCCCATCTTCGTCACCTTCTACCAGTGCCTGGTGACCACGGTGCTGTGCAAGAGCCTCAGCACCCTGGCCACGCTCTGCCCCGGCACCATGGACTTTCCCTCCCTGCGCCTGGACCTCAGGGTGGCCCGCAGTGTCCTGCCCCTGTCCGTGGTCTTCATCGGCATGATCACGTTCAACAACCTGTGCCTCAAGTACGTCGGGGTGGCCTTCTACAATGTGGGCCGCTCACTTACCACCGTCTTCAACGTGCTGCTTTCCTACTTGCTGCTCAAGCAGACCACCTCCTTCTATGCCTTGCTCACCTGCGGAGTCATCATCG gtgGCTTCTGGCTTGGTGTGGaccaggagggggcagagggtaCTCTGTCTTGGACAGGCACCCTCTTCGGCGTGCTGGCCAGCCTCTGTGTCTCACTCAACGCCATCTACACCAAGAAGGTGCTCCCGGCCGTGGATGGCAGCATCTGGCGCCTGACCTTCTACAACAATGTCAATGCCTGCGtcctcttcctgcccctgctcctgctgctggggGAGCTGCAGGCCCTCCGCGACTTTTCCCAGCTGGGCAGCGCCCACTTCTGGGGCATGATGACCCTGGGTGGCCTGTTCGGCTTTGCCATCGGCTACGTAACCGGTCTACAGATCAAGTTCACCAGCCCCCTGACCCATAATGTGTCAGGCACGGCCAAAGCCTGTGCCCAGACGGTGCTGGCGGTGCTCTACTACGAGGAGACCAAGAGCTTCCTTTGGTGGACCAGCAACATGATGGTGCTGGGGGGCTCCTCTGCCTACACCTGGGTCCGGGGCTGGGAGATGAAGAAGATTCAGGAGGAGCCCAGCcccaaagaggaggagaaaagcagcATGGGGGTGTGA
- the SLC35C1 gene encoding GDP-fucose transporter 1 isoform X2: MGAPLKRSRILHMALMGTSDPSGEAEASKEKPFLLRALQIALVVSLYWATSISMVFLNKYLLDSPSLQLDTPIFVTFYQCLVTTVLCKSLSTLATLCPGTMDFPSLRLDLRVARSVLPLSVVFIGMITFNNLCLKYVGVAFYNVGRSLTTVFNVLLSYLLLKQTTSFYALLTCGVIIGGFWLGVDQEGAEGTLSWTGTLFGVLASLCVSLNAIYTKKVLPAVDGSIWRLTFYNNVNACVLFLPLLLLLGELQALRDFSQLGSAHFWGMMTLGGLFGFAIGYVTGLQIKFTSPLTHNVSGTAKACAQTVLAVLYYEETKSFLWWTSNMMVLGGSSAYTWVRGWEMKKIQEEPSPKEEEKSSMGV; the protein is encoded by the exons ATGGG GGCCCCTCTGAAGCGGTCCCGGATCCTGCACATGGCACTGATGGGGACCTCCGACCCCTCGGGCGAGGCAGAGGCCAGCAAGGAGAAGCCCTTCCTGCTGCGGGCACTGCAGATAGCCCTGGTGGTGTCACTCTACTGGGCCACCTCTATCTCCATGGTGTTCCTTAACAAGTACCTGCTGGACAGCCCTTCCCTACAGCTGGACACCCCCATCTTCGTCACCTTCTACCAGTGCCTGGTGACCACGGTGCTGTGCAAGAGCCTCAGCACCCTGGCCACGCTCTGCCCCGGCACCATGGACTTTCCCTCCCTGCGCCTGGACCTCAGGGTGGCCCGCAGTGTCCTGCCCCTGTCCGTGGTCTTCATCGGCATGATCACGTTCAACAACCTGTGCCTCAAGTACGTCGGGGTGGCCTTCTACAATGTGGGCCGCTCACTTACCACCGTCTTCAACGTGCTGCTTTCCTACTTGCTGCTCAAGCAGACCACCTCCTTCTATGCCTTGCTCACCTGCGGAGTCATCATCG gtgGCTTCTGGCTTGGTGTGGaccaggagggggcagagggtaCTCTGTCTTGGACAGGCACCCTCTTCGGCGTGCTGGCCAGCCTCTGTGTCTCACTCAACGCCATCTACACCAAGAAGGTGCTCCCGGCCGTGGATGGCAGCATCTGGCGCCTGACCTTCTACAACAATGTCAATGCCTGCGtcctcttcctgcccctgctcctgctgctggggGAGCTGCAGGCCCTCCGCGACTTTTCCCAGCTGGGCAGCGCCCACTTCTGGGGCATGATGACCCTGGGTGGCCTGTTCGGCTTTGCCATCGGCTACGTAACCGGTCTACAGATCAAGTTCACCAGCCCCCTGACCCATAATGTGTCAGGCACGGCCAAAGCCTGTGCCCAGACGGTGCTGGCGGTGCTCTACTACGAGGAGACCAAGAGCTTCCTTTGGTGGACCAGCAACATGATGGTGCTGGGGGGCTCCTCTGCCTACACCTGGGTCCGGGGCTGGGAGATGAAGAAGATTCAGGAGGAGCCCAGCcccaaagaggaggagaaaagcagcATGGGGGTGTGA
- the SLC35C1 gene encoding GDP-fucose transporter 1 isoform X1 — protein sequence MKPGPGTWKRRAPLKRSRILHMALMGTSDPSGEAEASKEKPFLLRALQIALVVSLYWATSISMVFLNKYLLDSPSLQLDTPIFVTFYQCLVTTVLCKSLSTLATLCPGTMDFPSLRLDLRVARSVLPLSVVFIGMITFNNLCLKYVGVAFYNVGRSLTTVFNVLLSYLLLKQTTSFYALLTCGVIIGGFWLGVDQEGAEGTLSWTGTLFGVLASLCVSLNAIYTKKVLPAVDGSIWRLTFYNNVNACVLFLPLLLLLGELQALRDFSQLGSAHFWGMMTLGGLFGFAIGYVTGLQIKFTSPLTHNVSGTAKACAQTVLAVLYYEETKSFLWWTSNMMVLGGSSAYTWVRGWEMKKIQEEPSPKEEEKSSMGV from the exons ATGAAGCCGGGTCCCGGGACGTGGAAGCGGCG GGCCCCTCTGAAGCGGTCCCGGATCCTGCACATGGCACTGATGGGGACCTCCGACCCCTCGGGCGAGGCAGAGGCCAGCAAGGAGAAGCCCTTCCTGCTGCGGGCACTGCAGATAGCCCTGGTGGTGTCACTCTACTGGGCCACCTCTATCTCCATGGTGTTCCTTAACAAGTACCTGCTGGACAGCCCTTCCCTACAGCTGGACACCCCCATCTTCGTCACCTTCTACCAGTGCCTGGTGACCACGGTGCTGTGCAAGAGCCTCAGCACCCTGGCCACGCTCTGCCCCGGCACCATGGACTTTCCCTCCCTGCGCCTGGACCTCAGGGTGGCCCGCAGTGTCCTGCCCCTGTCCGTGGTCTTCATCGGCATGATCACGTTCAACAACCTGTGCCTCAAGTACGTCGGGGTGGCCTTCTACAATGTGGGCCGCTCACTTACCACCGTCTTCAACGTGCTGCTTTCCTACTTGCTGCTCAAGCAGACCACCTCCTTCTATGCCTTGCTCACCTGCGGAGTCATCATCG gtgGCTTCTGGCTTGGTGTGGaccaggagggggcagagggtaCTCTGTCTTGGACAGGCACCCTCTTCGGCGTGCTGGCCAGCCTCTGTGTCTCACTCAACGCCATCTACACCAAGAAGGTGCTCCCGGCCGTGGATGGCAGCATCTGGCGCCTGACCTTCTACAACAATGTCAATGCCTGCGtcctcttcctgcccctgctcctgctgctggggGAGCTGCAGGCCCTCCGCGACTTTTCCCAGCTGGGCAGCGCCCACTTCTGGGGCATGATGACCCTGGGTGGCCTGTTCGGCTTTGCCATCGGCTACGTAACCGGTCTACAGATCAAGTTCACCAGCCCCCTGACCCATAATGTGTCAGGCACGGCCAAAGCCTGTGCCCAGACGGTGCTGGCGGTGCTCTACTACGAGGAGACCAAGAGCTTCCTTTGGTGGACCAGCAACATGATGGTGCTGGGGGGCTCCTCTGCCTACACCTGGGTCCGGGGCTGGGAGATGAAGAAGATTCAGGAGGAGCCCAGCcccaaagaggaggagaaaagcagcATGGGGGTGTGA